In one Bacillota bacterium genomic region, the following are encoded:
- a CDS encoding DNA polymerase domain-containing protein, which translates to MLWPESGLTKYDLISYLISIAPFMIPYLRNRPLVLRRFPAGIDKKGFYQKNCPPGAPRWVETFRVLHRGDRITDYIMVDNVETLVWIGNQAAIEIHPWLSERDRLDSPDFAVFDLDPMEKSTFTDVLEVARALHECLADFQMRGYPKTSGATGVQVFVPVYPLYSYETVRNFVKGVCKQINRAYPEKTTLERKIEKREGKLYLDYLQNGKGKTLVSPYSPRPLPGAPVSMPLSWDEIEEGRVLPGDFTIGNCFETVRERAEYFAGSLTDRQFLPQIS; encoded by the coding sequence ATCTGATCTCCTACCTGATCTCCATTGCCCCATTCATGATTCCATATTTGAGGAACCGCCCCCTGGTTCTGCGTCGTTTCCCCGCAGGTATTGACAAAAAGGGCTTTTATCAGAAAAATTGCCCCCCCGGTGCACCCCGCTGGGTTGAAACATTCCGGGTTTTGCATCGAGGTGACAGGATCACCGATTATATCATGGTTGACAATGTGGAGACACTGGTCTGGATAGGCAATCAGGCTGCAATAGAAATCCATCCCTGGCTTTCGGAACGGGATCGCCTTGACAGTCCCGATTTTGCTGTCTTTGATCTCGATCCCATGGAAAAATCCACTTTCACCGATGTATTGGAAGTGGCCCGGGCATTGCATGAATGTCTGGCTGATTTTCAAATGCGGGGATACCCAAAAACTTCGGGCGCCACGGGAGTACAGGTGTTTGTTCCTGTTTACCCGCTATATTCCTACGAAACGGTGCGGAATTTTGTCAAGGGCGTTTGCAAGCAGATAAACAGGGCCTACCCTGAAAAGACAACCCTGGAACGGAAAATAGAGAAACGTGAAGGCAAGCTCTACCTCGATTATCTCCAGAATGGGAAGGGCAAAACCCTGGTCTCTCCATACAGCCCCCGCCCCCTTCCCGGAGCTCCCGTGTCCATGCCCCTGTCCTGGGATGAAATCGAGGAAGGAAGGGTTCTTCCCGGGGATTTCACGATCGGCAACTGCTTCGAGACTGTGAGGGAACGAGCTGAATATTTTGCGGGTTCGTTGACCGACCGTCAGTTTTTGCCACAGATTTCCTGA
- a CDS encoding MgtC/SapB family protein, whose product MIPELSIFEIALRLFIAVLMGGLIGFEREISNRPAGFRTHILVCVGSALIMMVSVYGFYCPGVENLFLRQDPGRMAAGVVTGIGFLGAGTIIQHRGNIKGLTTAAGIWVVSGIGLAIGVGYWKAAMVATIFVLLSLYVLNKVDNVYLSRHKYKILSIKAIDQIALLSKISGVLGEHHMNIKKINISQAEFIKTYNSDVIMIDFTLEAPVYIDYQEFYRRLVAINGVLEISWQGEDVFVSSSSSASSLFS is encoded by the coding sequence ATGATTCCTGAATTGAGTATTTTTGAAATAGCCCTCAGGCTATTTATTGCTGTCCTTATGGGTGGCCTGATCGGATTTGAAAGGGAAATAAGCAACCGACCCGCAGGTTTCCGGACGCATATTCTGGTTTGTGTAGGTTCGGCACTGATCATGATGGTCTCGGTTTACGGTTTCTACTGTCCGGGGGTCGAAAACCTATTTTTACGGCAGGATCCCGGGAGAATGGCAGCCGGCGTGGTTACTGGCATCGGGTTTCTGGGCGCAGGGACGATCATTCAACATCGTGGTAATATCAAGGGGTTGACGACTGCAGCCGGAATATGGGTGGTTTCCGGGATCGGATTGGCTATTGGGGTTGGTTACTGGAAGGCGGCAATGGTGGCCACGATTTTTGTGCTACTGAGCCTTTATGTACTCAACAAGGTTGACAATGTCTATCTTTCGCGTCACAAGTACAAGATCCTTTCTATCAAAGCTATAGATCAGATTGCGCTGCTTAGCAAAATTAGCGGTGTTCTCGGGGAACACCATATGAATATCAAGAAAATCAATATTTCCCAGGCCGAATTCATCAAGACATACAATTCCGATGTGATCATGATCGATTTCACTCTTGAAGCTCCCGTTTACATTGATTATCAGGAGTTTTATCGTCGCCTGGTGGCCATCAACGGTGTTCTGGAAATATCCTGGCAAGGCGAAGATGTGTTTGTTTCATCGTCATCATCAGCATCATCACTTTTCAGCTGA
- a CDS encoding CtsR family transcriptional regulator has protein sequence MLTIADYIEDYIKKLLSLSVGQWVIIQRGELAGKFNCVPSQINYVLSTRFTPERGYMVESRRGGRGYIRIMKVKPLSRDWVSSFEREGLDFRQAGDLLKRWHDEKFISRREAAMIDSVMKDEIFSGLPIDERQKKIMVKRLLKNMIMAILKDDQ, from the coding sequence ATGCTTACCATAGCGGATTATATCGAGGATTATATAAAAAAACTACTCTCTCTCAGTGTTGGCCAATGGGTCATTATCCAGAGGGGAGAATTGGCAGGAAAATTTAACTGTGTTCCTTCGCAGATAAATTATGTATTGTCAACAAGATTTACACCGGAGAGAGGATACATGGTTGAAAGCAGGAGAGGGGGACGGGGTTACATCAGGATCATGAAGGTAAAACCTCTTTCCCGGGACTGGGTCAGCAGTTTTGAAAGGGAAGGTCTTGATTTTCGTCAAGCTGGTGACCTGTTGAAACGGTGGCATGATGAAAAATTTATCTCGCGCCGCGAGGCGGCCATGATTGACAGTGTAATGAAAGATGAAATATTCAGCGGCCTTCCCATCGATGAACGACAGAAAAAAATAATGGTCAAAAGATTGCTGAAGAACATGATCATGGCCATTTTGAAAGATGATCAATAG
- a CDS encoding protein arginine kinase gives MKNEKTQFVSHWMEGNGPYAEAAISSRVRLARNIKNTPFPYLASDAQTLEVQGLVVDAVKDQDDFKDFLLIKMDEVSTLVKQVMVEKHLISPLLAKESHNSALFLRKDEAVGVMINEEDHVRIQSVFPGLQLERAWEEADLYDNALEEKLNYSFHERYGYLTSCPTNVGTGLRASVMLHLPALIITKQFNRILGALSQVGLAVRGLYGEGTEIIGNLVQLSNQITLGQSEQEIIRNLFSVTRQVIEQENAACQSLLNHNREKIADRGSRALGILKHARIISSQEAMQLISDIRLGYELGLISGGINRKLLNELLIVIRPACLQIIADGELNARERDEERAKQLRERLKEIKV, from the coding sequence ATGAAGAATGAGAAGACGCAATTTGTCAGCCATTGGATGGAGGGCAATGGCCCTTACGCCGAGGCGGCAATAAGTTCGCGTGTACGATTGGCCAGAAATATCAAAAATACTCCTTTTCCCTATCTGGCTTCCGATGCCCAGACACTTGAAGTCCAGGGGTTGGTTGTCGATGCGGTCAAGGATCAGGACGATTTCAAAGATTTTCTCCTGATCAAGATGGATGAAGTGAGCACCCTGGTGAAACAGGTTATGGTCGAAAAACATCTTATCAGCCCGCTTCTGGCCAAGGAATCTCACAACAGTGCATTATTTTTGCGCAAGGATGAGGCTGTAGGGGTAATGATCAATGAAGAGGACCATGTTCGCATTCAGAGTGTTTTCCCCGGGCTTCAGCTGGAAAGGGCATGGGAAGAAGCTGATTTGTATGACAATGCTCTCGAGGAGAAGTTGAATTATTCCTTCCACGAGCGCTATGGTTATCTGACTTCCTGCCCTACCAACGTGGGAACCGGTTTGAGGGCCTCGGTCATGCTACATCTGCCAGCCTTGATTATCACCAAACAGTTTAACCGGATCCTGGGAGCTCTTTCCCAGGTGGGCCTGGCGGTAAGGGGGCTGTACGGGGAGGGTACCGAAATTATTGGCAACCTGGTGCAGTTGTCCAACCAGATAACCCTCGGCCAATCAGAACAGGAGATAATCAGAAATCTGTTCAGTGTTACCCGCCAGGTTATCGAACAGGAGAATGCTGCCTGCCAGTCGTTGTTGAATCATAACCGGGAGAAAATTGCTGATCGCGGTTCAAGGGCGCTGGGGATTTTGAAGCATGCCCGTATCATCAGCAGTCAGGAAGCGATGCAGCTTATTTCTGATATCAGGCTGGGATACGAACTGGGCCTCATATCGGGGGGGATCAATCGCAAATTGCTCAACGAGCTGCTTATTGTGATCAGGCCTGCCTGTTTGCAGATCATTGCTGACGGGGAACTGAATGCCCGGGAAAGGGATGAGGAGAGGGCAAAGCAGCTGAGAGAACGGTTGAAGGAAATCAAGGTATAA
- a CDS encoding ATP-dependent Clp protease ATP-binding subunit — translation MFGRFTERAQQVLVLAQDEARRLNHNFIGTEHLLLGLVKEGAGIAARVLTNAGIDLNRLRQEVEKIIPKGEKSLSQSISYTPRAKRVVELSIEESQNLGHNYVGTEHLLLGLLREGEGIAAQVLANIGIDLKHARKEVIQLLGGEEGGGGGFRGTKTGQQTPTVDAYGRDLTKLAREGKLDPVIGRDNEIERVVQVLSRRTKNNPCLIGEPGVGKTAIAEGLAQRIMEGTTPEILNGKRVVTIELSAIVAGTKYRGEFEERLRKLIQELRQAGNIIMFIDELHTIIGAGAAEGAIDASNILKPALARGELQCIGATTIDEYRKHVERDPALERRFQPIQVGEPTKEESVAILKGLRDRYEAHHKVKITDEALEAAVNLSDRYIADRFLPDKAIDLIDEAASRVRIRNYTTPPDLKEVKDKVETLRNEKEAAVRNQEFELAAKLRDKEHKLKEELGELLKEWEQKKGISDQVVVSEEDVSHIVASWTGVPVKRLVEEESERLMKLEDILHQRVIGQDEAVTAVSKAVRRAHTGLKDPNRPIGSFVFLGPTGVGKTELARALAEALFGDEKAMIRLDMSEFMEKHTVARLIGAPPGYVGYDEGGQLTEKVRRKPYSVILFDEIEKAHPDVYNALLQILEDGRLTDGKGRTVDFRNTVVVMTSNVGATFIKKQARMGFRSDDEQASYEQMKERVLDELKKTFRPEFLNRLDEVTVFHNLNKDHIVEILDIMLEELNSRLEEYSMALEVSQAAKDQLINEGFDPLFGARPLRRTLQRRLEDGISEEMLQGRIVAGDSILVDVKDEKYLFKKK, via the coding sequence ATGTTCGGACGTTTTACCGAGCGGGCGCAGCAGGTTCTGGTGCTTGCCCAGGATGAGGCCCGCAGGCTCAATCATAATTTTATTGGAACGGAACACCTTTTACTGGGTCTGGTAAAAGAAGGGGCGGGGATTGCTGCTCGTGTATTGACGAATGCGGGCATCGATCTGAACAGGTTACGGCAGGAAGTTGAAAAGATCATCCCCAAGGGTGAGAAGTCCCTTTCACAGTCTATAAGTTATACACCGAGGGCAAAGAGGGTCGTGGAACTTTCCATCGAGGAGAGCCAGAATCTGGGCCACAATTATGTCGGGACAGAGCATCTGTTGCTGGGACTGCTCCGGGAAGGGGAAGGCATCGCCGCGCAGGTTCTTGCGAATATCGGCATCGATCTCAAACATGCTCGCAAGGAAGTTATCCAGTTGCTCGGTGGCGAGGAGGGCGGCGGTGGCGGATTCCGTGGCACAAAAACGGGTCAGCAAACTCCAACGGTCGACGCCTACGGGCGTGACCTTACCAAATTGGCCCGTGAAGGCAAACTTGATCCGGTTATCGGCAGGGATAATGAAATCGAGAGGGTGGTTCAGGTTCTGAGCCGCCGTACAAAAAACAATCCCTGCCTGATTGGAGAACCTGGGGTGGGCAAGACGGCTATCGCCGAGGGGCTTGCCCAGAGAATAATGGAGGGCACCACACCGGAAATATTGAACGGTAAACGAGTTGTAACCATTGAACTTTCCGCCATAGTTGCCGGCACAAAATATCGTGGTGAGTTTGAAGAACGCCTGCGCAAATTGATACAGGAACTTCGGCAGGCGGGAAATATCATCATGTTCATTGATGAATTGCATACCATTATCGGTGCTGGCGCGGCTGAAGGAGCCATCGATGCTTCCAATATTCTCAAGCCGGCTCTGGCGCGGGGGGAACTGCAATGTATCGGTGCCACAACGATCGATGAATATCGTAAACATGTGGAGAGGGATCCGGCACTGGAACGCCGTTTTCAACCCATCCAGGTGGGTGAACCCACCAAAGAAGAGAGTGTAGCCATCCTCAAGGGGCTGAGAGATCGTTACGAGGCCCATCACAAGGTAAAGATCACCGATGAAGCACTCGAGGCGGCGGTCAATCTTTCGGACCGTTATATCGCTGACAGATTTCTTCCCGACAAGGCCATTGATCTTATCGATGAAGCTGCCTCAAGGGTCAGGATTCGCAATTACACCACGCCACCGGATCTGAAGGAGGTCAAGGACAAGGTCGAAACCCTCAGGAACGAGAAGGAAGCGGCGGTCAGAAATCAGGAGTTTGAACTTGCAGCCAAGCTCAGGGACAAGGAGCACAAACTCAAGGAAGAACTGGGTGAGCTGTTAAAAGAATGGGAGCAGAAAAAAGGGATTTCCGACCAGGTCGTGGTATCGGAAGAGGATGTTTCCCATATTGTGGCCAGCTGGACGGGTGTTCCGGTCAAACGGTTGGTGGAAGAGGAATCGGAACGGCTTATGAAACTGGAAGATATATTGCATCAACGAGTAATCGGCCAGGATGAAGCGGTCACCGCTGTATCCAAAGCCGTGCGGAGGGCTCATACCGGATTGAAAGACCCCAACAGGCCCATCGGTTCATTCGTTTTCCTTGGTCCCACGGGAGTAGGCAAGACAGAGCTGGCCAGGGCCCTGGCGGAGGCTCTTTTTGGTGATGAGAAAGCGATGATCAGACTGGATATGTCCGAGTTCATGGAAAAGCATACCGTCGCCCGCCTCATCGGTGCTCCGCCGGGCTATGTCGGCTATGACGAGGGGGGGCAATTGACCGAAAAGGTACGCAGAAAACCTTATTCGGTGATTCTATTCGACGAGATCGAGAAGGCGCACCCGGATGTGTACAATGCATTGCTGCAAATTCTTGAAGATGGAAGGCTGACTGACGGGAAGGGCAGGACGGTTGATTTCAGAAATACAGTCGTGGTGATGACCTCCAATGTCGGGGCCACGTTTATCAAGAAACAGGCAAGAATGGGTTTCCGTTCTGATGATGAACAGGCTTCCTATGAGCAGATGAAGGAGAGGGTCCTTGATGAATTGAAGAAGACTTTTCGTCCGGAATTTCTCAATCGTCTGGATGAAGTTACGGTTTTCCACAACCTCAACAAGGATCACATCGTCGAGATCCTCGATATCATGCTCGAGGAATTGAACAGCCGCCTGGAGGAATATAGCATGGCTCTGGAAGTATCACAGGCGGCCAAGGATCAGCTGATCAACGAAGGGTTCGATCCCCTCTTCGGGGCACGGCCACTGCGAAGGACGTTGCAGAGGCGTCTGGAGGATGGCATCTCCGAAGAGATGCTCCAGGGAAGGATCGTTGCCGGCGACAGTATCCTTGTTGACGTCAAGGATGAAAAATATCTATTCAAAAAAAAATAA
- a CDS encoding AAA family ATPase encodes MKIAVSGKGGVGKTTLSSGLVKCFANTGVPVYAIDADPDTSLGITLGLDPEKLDQLVPLIDMKDVIEKKNAGGGLLVDLNPDVEDVIEDYCLKEGEILFFKMGGIKQGGSACYCKENSFLQSILNSLLLDKSDPVIIDMSAGIEHLTRGTARGVDLILVVTEPSVTSVKTSMIVKKLAEEIGVKKVMFVGNKIAGQEDSDFLYDHLPRDDFAGMIPFNRDILRQSREQNSADRSIIIQEIEDIFNNFLGR; translated from the coding sequence ATGAAGATCGCGGTCTCAGGAAAAGGTGGCGTGGGTAAAACTACATTGTCTTCAGGTTTGGTAAAGTGTTTTGCCAATACAGGCGTTCCCGTGTATGCAATTGATGCCGATCCGGATACAAGTTTGGGGATAACCCTGGGGTTGGATCCGGAAAAGCTGGATCAGCTCGTACCTCTCATCGATATGAAGGATGTGATCGAGAAGAAGAATGCCGGTGGGGGGCTGCTGGTGGACTTGAACCCGGATGTGGAAGATGTGATTGAAGATTATTGCTTGAAGGAGGGAGAAATTCTTTTTTTCAAAATGGGGGGCATAAAGCAAGGAGGCTCCGCATGTTATTGTAAAGAAAACTCATTTCTCCAATCGATTCTCAATTCGCTCCTGCTGGATAAAAGTGACCCCGTGATCATCGACATGAGCGCCGGCATAGAACATTTGACCCGGGGAACTGCCCGCGGGGTGGACCTGATACTGGTGGTCACCGAACCATCCGTGACCAGTGTCAAAACCTCCATGATCGTGAAAAAATTGGCGGAGGAAATAGGCGTCAAAAAAGTAATGTTCGTTGGCAACAAGATCGCCGGGCAGGAAGACAGTGACTTCTTGTATGATCATCTGCCACGGGACGATTTTGCTGGTATGATTCCTTTTAACCGAGATATCTTGCGGCAGTCGCGGGAGCAAAATTCCGCAGATAGGTCAATCATTATTCAAGAAATAGAAGATATCTTCAACAATTTTCTGGGGAGGTGA
- the cooS gene encoding anaerobic carbon-monoxide dehydrogenase catalytic subunit, translated as MSAGDKKEKKKPDSKRTIDPAALAILDKNDGQIETAYDRYVKMQPQCNYGRTGICCRICLQGPCRITRKASKGICGAHGYTIVARNLIRAINGGCGAHADHSRHMLLTLTEMFAGKAPDYTITDTKKLYRVADRLGLSREGKSDDDLLKEVYDVALSDFTKIDDTPCRWLETTVVPDRLKKFIECNISPRGIHTTISETMGQTHIGVDSDPVNLVFQGLKTSLADYICMHIATDISDILFGTPKPVTSEANMGIIDPEMVNIALHGHNPLLSEMIVRVAREMTDEAEAAGAKGIKCMGICCTGNEVLMRQGVPVLTNFLSQELPIMTGAIDAMVVDVQCIMPGIQAVSECFNTKIITTMSHSKIAGAHHVDFVEEKAVEKAKEVVRIAIQGFKDRDSSKVDIPDIKHKVTAGFSYEAMEDLFRAVNPEEPIKVLTDAIETGQLRGVILLCGCNNLRVIHDLSASHIIKELAKNDVLMVATGCIAGAAAKLGLMNDEAVEEYAGDGLKSFIHQLNEANADQLNGQKLPLVFHMGSCVDNSRAYNLSNAMAEQWGVDTPKVPFMASAPEAMSEKAISIGSWCVTLGMPTHVGVIPEITGSALVNGIALQIAHDVYGGYFIWEEDIEKSVEKIMGALDERTWKLRVHQRTAEKFETELTKTW; from the coding sequence ATGTCCGCAGGAGATAAAAAAGAGAAAAAAAAACCTGATTCCAAAAGGACTATTGACCCGGCAGCACTAGCGATATTGGATAAGAATGACGGGCAGATCGAGACGGCTTATGATCGTTATGTCAAGATGCAACCGCAGTGCAATTATGGCCGGACGGGGATCTGCTGTCGAATTTGCCTGCAAGGGCCTTGCCGTATTACCAGGAAAGCATCAAAAGGTATTTGCGGGGCTCATGGCTACACCATCGTCGCCCGCAATCTGATCAGGGCCATCAACGGCGGATGTGGTGCACATGCTGACCACAGCCGTCATATGCTTCTGACCCTGACGGAGATGTTTGCGGGGAAAGCTCCGGATTATACCATCACCGACACGAAGAAGCTTTACCGGGTGGCCGATCGGCTGGGGCTTTCCAGGGAAGGCAAGAGTGATGATGATCTGTTGAAAGAAGTATATGACGTCGCGCTAAGTGATTTTACGAAGATTGACGATACACCGTGCCGCTGGCTGGAGACAACGGTGGTTCCGGATCGCCTGAAAAAATTCATCGAATGCAACATTTCTCCCCGTGGTATCCATACGACTATCTCCGAAACCATGGGGCAGACGCACATTGGTGTCGACTCCGATCCGGTCAACCTGGTATTCCAGGGTTTGAAAACATCTCTGGCCGATTATATCTGCATGCATATTGCTACTGATATTTCCGACATTCTGTTCGGAACCCCCAAGCCGGTTACTTCCGAAGCCAATATGGGGATAATCGATCCGGAGATGGTCAACATTGCTTTACATGGTCATAACCCGTTGCTGAGCGAGATGATCGTGCGTGTGGCCAGGGAGATGACCGATGAGGCAGAGGCAGCAGGCGCAAAAGGGATCAAGTGCATGGGAATCTGTTGCACCGGTAACGAGGTGCTGATGCGTCAGGGAGTCCCCGTTTTGACCAACTTCCTCTCCCAGGAACTGCCAATAATGACCGGGGCCATCGATGCCATGGTCGTGGATGTTCAATGTATCATGCCCGGCATACAGGCGGTGTCGGAATGTTTCAATACCAAGATCATAACGACCATGTCCCATTCCAAGATCGCCGGAGCCCACCACGTGGATTTTGTGGAAGAGAAGGCTGTGGAGAAAGCCAAAGAGGTGGTCCGGATAGCAATTCAGGGTTTCAAGGATAGGGATTCCTCGAAGGTAGATATTCCCGATATCAAACACAAGGTGACCGCCGGTTTCAGTTACGAGGCGATGGAAGACCTGTTCAGGGCGGTCAATCCCGAGGAACCGATCAAGGTTCTGACCGATGCCATCGAAACGGGGCAGTTGCGGGGGGTAATCCTTCTTTGCGGCTGCAACAACCTCAGGGTGATACATGACCTGAGCGCTTCCCATATAATCAAGGAACTGGCCAAGAATGACGTCCTCATGGTGGCTACCGGTTGCATCGCGGGTGCAGCGGCCAAACTGGGCTTGATGAATGACGAGGCTGTTGAGGAGTACGCCGGCGACGGCTTGAAGTCTTTCATCCATCAGCTCAACGAGGCCAATGCCGATCAGCTCAACGGTCAGAAACTGCCCCTGGTATTCCACATGGGTTCCTGTGTGGACAACAGCCGTGCTTACAATCTATCCAATGCAATGGCAGAACAGTGGGGGGTCGACACTCCCAAGGTGCCTTTCATGGCCTCGGCTCCCGAAGCCATGAGTGAGAAGGCGATATCTATCGGCAGCTGGTGCGTTACACTGGGCATGCCCACCCACGTGGGTGTGATACCCGAGATCACCGGAAGTGCCCTGGTCAACGGAATTGCGCTGCAGATTGCGCATGATGTTTACGGAGGGTATTTCATCTGGGAAGAAGATATAGAGAAATCGGTGGAGAAAATCATGGGAGCACTTGATGAGCGGACCTGGAAACTGAGGGTTCACCAGAGAACTGCCGAAAAATTTGAAACGGAACTGACCAAAACCTGGTAG
- the cdhC gene encoding CO dehydrogenase/CO-methylating acetyl-CoA synthase complex subunit beta: protein MSEASGVLSREWKESFDEIFDGAVDENNPPLALFEKAYDGAVIATSYAEILMNQAIRRYGPDQEVKYPDTGYYLPVIRALSGEAVTTLGQLPPILNRMRDQISEELNFENARLCGESTAYAAEIIEAINYLDPEKAHVTPWTGFLGDPVVRRYGILLVDWTIPGQAVIVGKAKSTEALAEIIKDLQSKGFMIFLSYEVVDQAIEADLKLGIDFIAFPTGNFTQVVHAVNYALRAGMAFGGIPPGERQNTRDYQRRRVRAFVLHFGERDEVQVAAHFAAIFLGFPVILDQELPEDEQIPNWYVSNPDYDTMVQVAMEIRGIKLKIVDIPVPITVGPAFEGEAIRKGDMYVEFGGPKNTGFELVEMVGEGDIEDGKIEVIGPEIDDVEEGASLPVGLIVKIFGRKMQKDFEGVLERRLHYFVNYGEGLWHMAQRDTIWMRISKDAAAKGFKFHHFGDLIIAKFKDEFPAIVDRVQVTFITDPEKVEEGLLHARELYGERDERLSGLTDEAVELFYSCILCQSFAPNHCCVVTPERLGLCGAVSWLDSKASYEIDPNGPCRPIEKKGLLDERIGMWESVNEYVYNNTNRTIEKCSMYSFMEDPMTSCGCFECIMAIFPEANGVMITTREYSGDTPCGMSFSTLAGSCGGGIQTPGFMGHGRQYVLSRKFISADGGLGRLAWMPTELKEALGDELRQRAEEEGLGADFVDKIADETVGVTAEEVLPFLEEKGHPALAMDPLM from the coding sequence ATGAGCGAAGCCAGTGGTGTGTTATCCAGAGAATGGAAAGAGTCATTTGACGAAATATTTGATGGCGCTGTGGACGAGAACAATCCGCCGCTAGCGCTGTTTGAAAAAGCATACGACGGGGCGGTTATCGCCACCAGTTATGCCGAGATACTGATGAACCAGGCTATTCGCCGCTATGGGCCGGATCAGGAGGTGAAGTATCCGGATACCGGTTATTACCTCCCCGTGATCAGGGCATTGAGCGGTGAGGCCGTTACCACATTGGGGCAACTCCCCCCCATACTTAACCGCATGAGGGATCAGATCAGCGAGGAGCTTAATTTCGAAAATGCCCGTCTCTGCGGTGAATCTACCGCGTACGCAGCAGAGATTATCGAAGCAATCAATTATCTTGATCCCGAGAAAGCCCATGTAACACCCTGGACCGGTTTTCTGGGTGACCCGGTCGTGCGCCGTTACGGTATTCTTCTGGTGGACTGGACCATCCCCGGCCAGGCGGTGATTGTCGGCAAGGCCAAGTCAACCGAAGCTCTGGCCGAAATCATCAAAGATCTGCAATCCAAAGGATTCATGATCTTTCTCAGCTACGAGGTGGTCGACCAGGCCATCGAGGCCGATTTGAAACTGGGGATCGATTTTATCGCTTTCCCCACCGGTAACTTTACCCAGGTAGTTCATGCCGTGAACTATGCCCTGCGTGCCGGGATGGCTTTCGGAGGGATTCCCCCGGGAGAGCGGCAGAATACGCGTGACTACCAGCGCCGGAGGGTGCGTGCCTTTGTTCTTCATTTCGGAGAACGTGATGAGGTTCAGGTGGCGGCCCATTTCGCGGCAATCTTTCTGGGATTTCCTGTTATCCTCGATCAGGAGTTACCCGAGGACGAGCAGATCCCCAACTGGTATGTTTCCAACCCTGACTACGATACCATGGTTCAGGTGGCGATGGAGATCAGGGGTATCAAATTGAAGATTGTCGACATCCCCGTTCCCATTACCGTGGGGCCTGCCTTCGAGGGCGAAGCCATCCGCAAGGGCGACATGTACGTCGAGTTTGGCGGTCCCAAGAATACCGGTTTTGAGCTGGTGGAGATGGTGGGCGAGGGTGATATAGAAGACGGCAAGATCGAGGTCATCGGGCCGGAGATTGATGATGTCGAGGAAGGCGCCTCGCTTCCCGTGGGGCTGATAGTCAAGATTTTCGGCCGGAAGATGCAGAAAGACTTCGAAGGGGTTCTTGAAAGGCGCCTCCACTATTTTGTCAACTACGGCGAAGGTTTGTGGCATATGGCGCAGCGGGATACCATCTGGATGCGGATCAGCAAGGATGCCGCGGCCAAGGGTTTCAAGTTCCATCATTTTGGCGACCTGATCATCGCCAAGTTCAAGGATGAATTTCCCGCGATCGTTGACCGTGTGCAGGTTACGTTCATTACAGATCCGGAAAAGGTGGAAGAAGGACTCCTTCATGCCCGGGAACTTTATGGTGAGCGTGATGAGCGGCTCAGCGGGCTTACGGATGAGGCCGTGGAACTTTTCTATTCCTGCATTCTGTGTCAGTCATTTGCACCCAACCACTGCTGTGTGGTAACCCCGGAGCGTCTGGGCCTGTGTGGTGCGGTGAGCTGGCTGGATTCCAAGGCTTCCTATGAGATCGATCCCAACGGCCCCTGCCGACCGATCGAAAAGAAAGGCCTTCTTGATGAAAGGATCGGGATGTGGGAATCTGTCAATGAATACGTTTACAACAACACCAACCGTACCATCGAGAAATGTTCCATGTACAGTTTCATGGAGGACCCGATGACTTCCTGTGGCTGCTTCGAATGTATCATGGCAATCTTCCCCGAGGCCAACGGGGTCATGATTACCACCCGTGAATACAGCGGGGACACTCCATGTGGAATGAGCTTCTCCACCCTGGCCGGATCATGCGGCGGGGGAATACAGACCCCGGGTTTCATGGGGCATGGCAGGCAATATGTATTGAGCCGCAAATTTATCAGTGCCGATGGAGGGTTGGGACGGTTGGCATGGATGCCTACAGAGCTGAAGGAAGCTCTCGGTGATGAACTGCGGCAGCGTGCCGAAGAAGAAGGACTGGGTGCGGACTTCGTGGACAAGATTGCCGATGAGACGGTGGGAGTTACCGCCGAGGAAGTCCTTCCCTTCCTCGAGGAAAAAGGACATCCGGCTCTGGCCATGGATCCGTTGATGTAG